A window of Synechococcus sp. MEDNS5 contains these coding sequences:
- the ftsZ gene encoding cell division protein FtsZ, producing MQTQLNGSAVTMEMVNGQMSSSPAVEGILPSQSARIEVIGVGGGGSNAVNRMIMSELEGVAYRVLNTDAQALIQSSAEHRVQLGQTLTRGLGAGGNPNIGQKAAEESRADLQQAIQGADLVFIAAGMGGGTGTGAAPVVAEVAKESGALTVGIVTKPFGFEGRRRMRQADEGIARLAEHVDTLIVIPNDRLRDAIAGAPLQEAFRSADDVLRMGVKGISDIITCPGLVNVDFADVRSVMTEAGTALLGIGVGSGRSRAIEAAQTAINSPLLEAARIDGAKGCVINISGGRDMTLEDMTSASEVIYDVVDPEANIIVGAVVDEALEGEIHVTVIATGFENGQPYRSERSIPKAAPSAYVAPESSDSGARIPEFLRQRQSRQDQAN from the coding sequence ATGCAAACGCAGCTCAACGGGTCAGCGGTAACCATGGAGATGGTGAACGGTCAGATGTCGTCGTCTCCTGCAGTCGAAGGGATTCTTCCCAGTCAGTCAGCGCGGATTGAGGTGATCGGCGTTGGCGGTGGTGGCAGCAATGCCGTTAATCGCATGATCATGAGCGAACTCGAAGGAGTCGCTTATCGGGTCCTCAATACGGATGCCCAAGCCCTCATTCAGTCATCGGCCGAACACCGGGTCCAACTCGGTCAAACCCTCACCAGGGGTCTTGGCGCTGGTGGCAATCCCAACATCGGCCAGAAAGCGGCTGAAGAATCCCGCGCTGATCTTCAGCAAGCCATCCAGGGTGCTGACCTGGTGTTCATTGCTGCCGGCATGGGAGGCGGAACCGGCACCGGCGCTGCACCCGTTGTTGCCGAAGTCGCCAAGGAAAGTGGCGCTCTCACCGTTGGCATCGTCACTAAACCCTTTGGATTCGAAGGTCGCCGGCGGATGCGTCAGGCCGATGAAGGGATCGCTCGCCTGGCGGAACACGTGGACACCCTGATTGTGATCCCCAATGACAGGCTCAGGGATGCCATCGCAGGTGCTCCTCTTCAGGAAGCATTCCGCAGTGCCGACGATGTGTTGCGGATGGGTGTGAAGGGAATCAGCGACATCATTACCTGCCCAGGCCTTGTGAACGTGGATTTTGCCGACGTGCGTTCGGTGATGACAGAAGCCGGTACGGCTCTTCTTGGCATCGGCGTTGGATCAGGACGCTCCCGGGCCATCGAAGCAGCCCAGACCGCAATCAACAGCCCACTGCTTGAGGCGGCTCGAATCGATGGCGCCAAGGGATGCGTGATCAACATCAGCGGCGGTCGTGACATGACCCTCGAAGACATGACCAGCGCTTCCGAAGTGATTTACGACGTGGTGGATCCCGAAGCCAACATCATTGTGGGAGCTGTGGTGGATGAGGCTCTCGAAGGGGAAATTCATGTGACGGTGATTGCCACCGGCTTCGAGAACGGTCAGCCCTATCGCAGTGAGCGCAGCATTCCCAAAGCCGCCCCCTCGGCATACGTAGCCCCTGAGAGTTCAGATTCCGGAGCCAGAATCCCCGAGTTTTTGCGTCAACGTCAATCCCGTCAGGATCAAGCGAACTGA
- a CDS encoding ATP-dependent Clp protease proteolytic subunit, with protein sequence MPIGTPSVPYRLPGSQMERWVDIYTRLGVERILFLGSEVNDAVANSLVAQMLYLDSEDSGKPIYLYINSPGGSVTAGLAIYDTMQYVKSDVVTICVGLAASMGAFLLAAGTKGKRLALPHSRIMIHQPLGGTAQRQASDIEIEAQEILRMKEMLNRSMAEMSGQSFEKIEKDTDRDYFLSSQEAKDYGLIDRVIAHPNEA encoded by the coding sequence ATGCCCATCGGAACCCCGAGCGTCCCTTACCGCCTTCCCGGCAGCCAGATGGAGCGCTGGGTCGACATCTACACCCGCCTGGGAGTGGAGAGGATCTTGTTTCTTGGCTCAGAGGTGAATGATGCCGTCGCCAACAGCCTCGTCGCTCAGATGCTGTATCTCGATTCCGAGGACAGCGGCAAGCCGATTTACCTCTACATCAATTCTCCCGGCGGCTCGGTGACAGCAGGCTTGGCCATCTACGACACCATGCAATACGTGAAGAGTGACGTTGTCACCATCTGTGTCGGCCTGGCCGCCTCCATGGGCGCGTTTCTGCTTGCAGCTGGTACCAAAGGGAAGCGACTGGCACTCCCTCACAGCCGGATCATGATCCACCAACCCCTGGGCGGAACGGCGCAGCGGCAGGCCAGCGACATCGAGATCGAAGCCCAAGAAATTCTGCGCATGAAAGAGATGCTCAACCGCTCCATGGCAGAGATGAGCGGCCAGAGTTTTGAAAAAATTGAGAAAGACACCGATCGTGACTACTTCCTGAGCAGCCAGGAAGCCAAGGACTATGGCCTCATCGATCGCGTGATCGCTCATCCGAACGAGGCCTGA
- the panB gene encoding 3-methyl-2-oxobutanoate hydroxymethyltransferase, translated as MRASDLIRFKQSGRTITMLTAWDALSASVVEEAGADIVLVGDSLAMVSLGHATTLPVTLEQMLLHTQAVCRGLRKPPSEQPLVITDLPFLSYQCGLDRAVAAAGHLLKHSSAAGVKLEGAEPEVVEVIERLVRMGIPVMGHLGLTPQSVHQLGYRRQAKDPVSQERLLRQATSLEMAGCFAMVLEHVPEALAGRMRENLQIPVIGIGAGQDCDGQVSVTADLLGLTPMQPPFSPARLDGRTLGIEALRSWLEEQRHPAADPTTAQPPPGSDC; from the coding sequence TTGAGAGCCTCTGATCTGATCCGGTTCAAACAATCCGGCCGCACCATCACGATGCTCACAGCTTGGGATGCCCTGAGCGCCTCAGTCGTCGAAGAAGCAGGAGCTGACATCGTGCTGGTCGGGGACTCCCTGGCCATGGTGAGCCTTGGGCACGCCACCACGCTGCCTGTGACCCTTGAGCAGATGCTGCTTCACACCCAGGCGGTCTGCAGAGGGTTGCGCAAGCCTCCATCCGAGCAGCCTTTGGTGATCACCGATCTGCCCTTTCTCAGCTACCAGTGCGGTCTCGACCGTGCAGTGGCCGCTGCAGGGCACCTGCTGAAGCACTCCTCTGCAGCCGGCGTGAAGCTGGAAGGTGCCGAACCGGAGGTGGTGGAGGTGATCGAGCGCCTGGTGCGCATGGGAATTCCCGTCATGGGCCACTTAGGTCTGACACCTCAATCCGTGCATCAGCTGGGGTACCGCCGCCAAGCGAAGGATCCAGTGAGCCAGGAGCGCTTACTACGCCAGGCCACCAGCCTCGAGATGGCCGGTTGCTTTGCGATGGTTCTGGAGCACGTGCCGGAGGCACTGGCTGGCCGAATGCGTGAAAACCTTCAAATCCCTGTGATCGGAATCGGCGCTGGGCAGGACTGTGATGGCCAGGTCAGCGTGACAGCCGATCTTCTGGGGCTGACGCCCATGCAACCACCCTTCAGCCCCGCGCGCCTGGATGGGAGGACTCTGGGCATTGAAGCGCTTCGGTCCTGGCTGGAGGAACAGCGTCATCCGGCAGCAGATCCCACCACTGCACAACCTCCACCAGGATCTGATTGCTGA
- a CDS encoding cell division protein FtsQ/DivIB — protein MPRSQSQSVKRRASKSSGPLPPSVERRRQLRRERRRDQLIQAWRIMVFTGSSAALAWIILSAGWTLRSIDQLQVVGSDRLGPDNVAKAGRLQFPLPLLSLKPNTLERRLMAELPVQSVTVQRRLLPPGLEVELKDRRPIAAATRSGAGGTEQGMVDREGHWMPLTVARQGEAPASAVRVQGWIPSRRSTIAKLLEQRDRLGSPLQVIHVAPDGDLSLRTASLGLVKLGSNGALLDQQLNTVVQLTHSLPAQLRGQSDTSIDLSDPSKPELQLPAKAAKKASES, from the coding sequence ATGCCCCGCAGTCAGAGCCAATCCGTCAAGCGTCGGGCTTCGAAGTCTTCGGGTCCGCTGCCTCCAAGCGTTGAACGTCGCAGGCAGCTAAGGCGAGAGCGACGGCGCGACCAGTTGATTCAGGCCTGGCGGATCATGGTCTTCACCGGATCGTCCGCCGCGCTGGCCTGGATCATTCTCAGTGCAGGCTGGACGCTGCGCTCCATTGACCAGCTCCAAGTCGTCGGTAGTGATCGCCTCGGCCCAGACAACGTCGCCAAAGCAGGACGGCTGCAGTTCCCACTTCCGCTTCTGTCGTTGAAACCGAACACGCTCGAACGTCGCCTGATGGCGGAACTTCCTGTGCAGTCGGTGACCGTGCAACGCCGGTTATTGCCACCAGGCCTGGAGGTAGAACTAAAAGACCGACGCCCGATCGCCGCAGCAACACGCAGTGGAGCTGGGGGAACGGAGCAGGGCATGGTGGATCGCGAAGGGCACTGGATGCCCCTGACCGTGGCGCGTCAGGGCGAGGCACCGGCGAGTGCTGTTCGTGTGCAGGGCTGGATTCCAAGCCGACGCTCAACCATCGCCAAGCTGCTCGAACAAAGAGATCGGCTGGGCAGCCCCTTGCAGGTGATCCATGTGGCTCCCGATGGAGACCTCAGCCTGCGCACGGCCTCACTCGGTCTCGTCAAACTCGGCTCCAACGGAGCCTTGCTGGACCAGCAACTCAATACCGTGGTTCAGTTGACACACAGCCTTCCGGCCCAGCTGCGAGGTCAGAGCGACACCAGCATTGATCTATCAGACCCGAGCAAGCCCGAATTGCAATTGCCGGCAAAAGCTGCAAAGAAAGCGAGCGAATCCTGA
- a CDS encoding D-alanine--D-alanine ligase family protein produces MPTSLLRVGVVFGGASGEHAVSIRSALTVIKALRAPENLERFEVIPLYIDRDGRWWDPTVAQRALDQTRALDANDLPQPLPAPGLRHWPVDPDTVDLWYPVLHGPNGEDGTVQGLFTLMNKPFVGSGVLGSAVGMDKLAMKAAFAAAGLPQVPYVGLNAADLEKPERLEQLLTRLEQELGYPCFVKPANLGSSVGITKACNRDELLAGLHQAAALDPRLLVEQGIKARELECAVLGRRHLRASVVGEIRFDADWYDYETKYTEGRSHTLIPAPLPASVSQQIQAMAIRACHAVHAFGQARVDVFYEETSGQIWLNEINTLPGFTSQSMYPTLWEATGIPLPQLVAELVDTAQE; encoded by the coding sequence ATGCCGACTTCCCTTCTCCGCGTTGGCGTGGTGTTCGGAGGAGCCTCCGGCGAGCATGCCGTGTCGATCCGATCAGCCCTCACGGTGATCAAGGCGTTGAGGGCCCCGGAGAATCTCGAGCGGTTCGAGGTGATCCCGCTGTACATCGATCGCGATGGTCGCTGGTGGGACCCGACCGTTGCCCAGCGTGCGCTTGATCAGACCAGGGCCCTCGACGCCAACGACCTACCCCAGCCTCTGCCTGCTCCTGGGCTTCGTCACTGGCCGGTCGATCCCGACACGGTGGATCTTTGGTATCCAGTTCTCCATGGTCCCAACGGTGAAGATGGGACGGTGCAGGGTCTGTTCACGCTGATGAACAAACCCTTCGTGGGCTCCGGGGTACTCGGATCAGCTGTGGGAATGGACAAGCTGGCAATGAAAGCCGCCTTTGCCGCCGCTGGACTGCCCCAGGTTCCCTATGTGGGCCTAAATGCGGCCGACCTCGAGAAACCAGAGCGACTGGAGCAGCTGTTAACCCGGCTGGAGCAGGAGCTGGGTTACCCCTGTTTTGTCAAACCCGCCAACCTGGGCTCATCGGTGGGCATCACCAAAGCGTGCAACAGGGATGAGCTTTTGGCTGGATTGCACCAGGCGGCCGCACTCGACCCAAGGCTGCTCGTCGAACAGGGCATCAAAGCCAGGGAACTGGAATGTGCCGTGCTGGGGCGGCGTCATCTGCGGGCCTCCGTAGTGGGAGAGATCCGCTTTGACGCCGATTGGTATGACTACGAAACCAAGTACACCGAGGGGCGCAGTCACACGCTGATTCCCGCTCCACTTCCAGCATCGGTGAGCCAGCAGATTCAGGCCATGGCGATTCGGGCTTGCCATGCCGTGCATGCCTTCGGCCAGGCCCGCGTGGACGTCTTCTACGAGGAAACATCCGGCCAGATCTGGCTCAATGAAATCAATACCCTGCCTGGCTTTACCTCCCAGAGCATGTATCCCACGCTCTGGGAAGCCACAGGTATCCCATTGCCGCAATTGGTGGCAGAGCTGGTCGATACAGCGCAAGAATGA
- a CDS encoding dipeptide epimerase, which yields MGWSLRRFPLTKAVPLAISRGTTSVVERLELRLDHGGTVGLGETGGLDTGHRAYALQGIEAELQALLPTLESLNPQDHHGLAPWLAPLSPPARCAVDLALWDWWGQQLGQPIWRLFALDGTRGVATSVTLGLASVEKVLERLERWWSQMPATRIKLKLGSPEGLEHDRALLQAVAIALQERSQRMAVAHELQVDANGGWTLEQAKAMQVDLDQAGVVLLEQPLPARLDPDEDLEGFAALRPACNLPLVADESCWDLKDLLRLAPHVDGVNLKLLKTGGLSEAWLMAQVAERLDLDLMVGCYSDSTLMNAAAAQLLACIRWPDLDSHLNLVDDPYEGLPLKGDQLLPPQGSGLGVTPVEAS from the coding sequence ATGGGCTGGAGTCTGCGTCGATTTCCCCTCACCAAGGCGGTGCCACTGGCGATCAGCAGAGGAACCACGTCCGTTGTGGAACGTTTGGAACTTCGCCTCGACCATGGCGGGACTGTGGGGTTAGGGGAAACAGGTGGTCTCGATACGGGCCATCGCGCCTACGCGCTGCAGGGCATCGAGGCTGAACTCCAGGCCCTGTTGCCGACCTTGGAGTCCTTGAATCCTCAGGACCATCATGGCCTGGCACCTTGGCTGGCCCCCCTGTCTCCACCGGCGCGCTGTGCTGTGGATCTGGCCCTATGGGACTGGTGGGGACAGCAGCTTGGGCAACCGATCTGGAGGCTGTTTGCGCTGGATGGAACCAGGGGGGTGGCCACGAGCGTCACCCTTGGTCTCGCCTCTGTTGAAAAGGTCCTGGAGCGTCTTGAGCGCTGGTGGAGTCAGATGCCGGCAACCCGCATCAAGCTCAAACTCGGCAGTCCCGAAGGACTGGAGCATGACCGCGCCCTATTGCAGGCGGTGGCCATCGCCCTTCAGGAGCGCTCCCAGCGGATGGCGGTGGCGCACGAACTTCAGGTGGATGCCAACGGAGGCTGGACTCTTGAGCAGGCCAAGGCGATGCAGGTGGATCTGGATCAAGCTGGGGTGGTGTTGCTCGAGCAACCGCTGCCCGCTCGTCTTGATCCGGACGAGGATCTGGAGGGATTTGCAGCGCTACGCCCTGCTTGCAATCTGCCCTTGGTTGCTGACGAGAGCTGTTGGGATCTGAAGGATCTGCTTCGGTTGGCGCCCCATGTGGACGGTGTGAATCTCAAGCTTCTCAAGACCGGTGGTCTTTCGGAGGCCTGGCTGATGGCCCAGGTGGCTGAGCGGCTTGATCTGGATCTGATGGTGGGCTGCTACTCGGACAGCACCTTGATGAATGCTGCTGCGGCGCAGTTGCTTGCCTGCATCCGTTGGCCTGACTTGGACAGCCACCTCAATCTGGTGGACGATCCTTACGAGGGTTTGCCGCTCAAAGGGGATCAACTGCTGCCACCGCAGGGAAGCGGCTTGGGCGTTACGCCGGTGGAGGCCTCCTGA
- a CDS encoding ATP-dependent Clp protease proteolytic subunit: MTTSAPYYGDSSVMRTPPPDLPSLLLKERIVYLGLPLFSDDDTKRQVGIDVTELIIAQLLYLEFDNPDKPIYFYINSTGTSWYTGDAIGFETEAFAICDTLRYVKPPVHTICIGQAMGTAAVILSAGTKGQRAALPHASIVLHQPRSGARGQATDIQIRAQEVLHNKRAMLEILSTNTGRSVEELSKDSDRMSYLTPDEAKDYGLIDRVLTSRKDLPAPVPAA, translated from the coding sequence ATGACCACGTCAGCCCCGTATTACGGCGACTCGTCGGTGATGAGAACACCACCGCCGGATCTGCCGTCGCTGCTGCTCAAGGAAAGAATCGTCTACCTAGGGCTTCCTCTCTTTTCAGATGACGACACCAAGCGTCAGGTGGGCATCGATGTCACAGAGCTGATCATCGCCCAACTCCTTTATCTGGAGTTCGACAATCCTGATAAGCCGATTTACTTCTACATCAACTCCACCGGCACCAGCTGGTACACCGGTGACGCCATCGGCTTTGAAACCGAAGCCTTCGCGATCTGCGACACCCTTCGTTACGTGAAACCGCCTGTTCACACCATCTGCATTGGCCAGGCGATGGGGACAGCGGCCGTCATCCTTTCAGCCGGCACTAAAGGGCAGCGCGCAGCTCTTCCCCACGCCTCAATCGTGCTGCACCAACCCCGTAGTGGTGCCCGCGGCCAAGCCACCGACATTCAGATCCGCGCGCAGGAGGTTCTCCACAACAAGCGCGCCATGCTTGAAATCCTCTCCACCAACACGGGGCGCTCTGTGGAAGAACTGTCGAAGGATTCCGACCGCATGAGCTATCTCACTCCCGACGAAGCCAAGGACTACGGACTGATCGATCGCGTTCTAACCAGTCGCAAGGATCTTCCGGCACCGGTTCCCGCTGCCTGA
- the miaB gene encoding tRNA (N6-isopentenyl adenosine(37)-C2)-methylthiotransferase MiaB has translation MAREHQSTSWHSTAVSDTESSLRRRRSLGRLSALTVTASPTTQTLPNRERGSYWITTFGCQMNKADSERMAGILESMGYQEASAELDADLVLYNTCTIRNNAEQKVYSYLGRQAQRKRTNPNLTLVVAGCVAQQEGESLLRRVPELDLVMGPQHANRLETLLQQVDSGQQVVATEEHHILEDITTARRDSSICGWVNVIYGCNERCTYCVVPSVRGKEQSRLPDAIKLEMEGLAAQGFKEITLLGQNIDAYGRDLPGITPEGRRQHTLTDLLHHVHSVEGIERIRFATSHPRYFTERLIDACADLPKLCEHFHIPFQSGDNDVLRAMARGYTVERYRRIIDRIRERMPDASLSADVIVAFPGETDAQYRRTLALIEEIGFDQVNTAAYSPRPNTPAADWDNQLPEDIKVERLREINALVERCARERNGRYSGRVEEVLAEGINPKDPSQLMGRTRTNRLTFFRAENGEGRRFSAGDLVQVRIDAVRSFSLSGTPLNC, from the coding sequence ATGGCCCGCGAGCACCAATCCACAAGCTGGCACAGCACCGCCGTATCCGACACTGAAAGCAGCCTTCGACGCCGCCGATCCCTCGGTCGGCTCTCTGCCTTGACCGTGACCGCTTCGCCCACCACCCAAACGCTGCCGAACCGGGAGCGTGGCAGCTACTGGATCACCACTTTCGGCTGCCAGATGAACAAGGCCGATTCCGAGCGCATGGCAGGGATTCTGGAATCCATGGGCTACCAGGAGGCAAGCGCCGAACTGGATGCCGATCTGGTGCTCTACAACACCTGCACCATTCGCAATAACGCGGAGCAGAAGGTGTACAGCTACCTGGGACGCCAGGCCCAACGCAAACGCACGAACCCGAATCTCACCTTGGTGGTGGCGGGCTGTGTGGCGCAGCAGGAAGGTGAATCGCTTCTCAGGCGGGTGCCGGAGCTCGACCTGGTGATGGGGCCTCAGCACGCCAACCGCCTCGAAACGCTGCTGCAGCAAGTGGACAGCGGCCAGCAAGTGGTGGCCACCGAAGAGCACCACATCCTTGAAGACATCACCACCGCCCGGCGCGACAGCAGCATCTGCGGCTGGGTGAATGTGATTTACGGCTGCAACGAACGCTGCACCTATTGCGTGGTTCCTTCCGTCCGCGGCAAGGAGCAGTCACGGCTTCCTGATGCCATCAAGCTTGAGATGGAAGGGCTCGCGGCCCAGGGCTTCAAGGAGATCACCCTGCTGGGGCAAAACATCGATGCCTACGGACGTGACCTACCGGGAATCACGCCCGAGGGCCGCCGGCAGCACACCCTCACCGATCTGCTCCATCACGTGCATTCCGTGGAGGGCATTGAGCGGATCCGCTTCGCCACTAGTCACCCCCGCTATTTCACCGAGCGCCTGATCGACGCCTGCGCCGACCTCCCCAAACTCTGCGAGCACTTCCACATCCCCTTCCAAAGCGGTGACAACGACGTGCTGCGGGCCATGGCCCGGGGGTACACCGTGGAGCGCTACAGGCGCATCATCGACAGAATCCGTGAGCGCATGCCCGACGCCTCATTGAGTGCGGATGTGATCGTGGCCTTCCCGGGTGAAACCGATGCCCAATACCGGCGCACCCTGGCGCTGATTGAAGAGATCGGTTTCGACCAGGTGAACACGGCCGCTTACTCACCGCGACCAAACACCCCCGCCGCCGACTGGGACAACCAGCTGCCTGAAGACATCAAGGTGGAGCGACTCAGAGAAATCAATGCTCTGGTGGAGCGCTGCGCGCGGGAACGCAACGGGCGCTATTCCGGCCGCGTGGAAGAGGTGCTTGCTGAGGGCATCAATCCCAAAGATCCATCCCAGCTGATGGGGCGCACCCGCACCAACCGACTCACATTTTTCCGTGCTGAGAACGGAGAAGGCCGCCGCTTCAGTGCTGGTGACCTGGTTCAGGTGCGCATCGATGCCGTGCGCTCCTTCTCCCTCAGTGGCACTCCTCTGAACTGCTGA
- the ilvC gene encoding ketol-acid reductoisomerase, whose translation MAQLFYDTDADLSLLSGKTVAIVGYGSQGHAHALNLKDSGVEVVVGLYEGSRSAEKAKADGLEVLSVAEASAKADWIMVLLPDEFQKDVYAKEIAPHLKAGKVLSFAHGFNIRFGLIQPPADVDVVMIAPKGPGHTVRWEYQNGQGVPALFAIEQDASGNARGLAMAYAKGIGGTRAGILETNFKEETETDLFGEQAVLCGGLSELVKAGFETLVEAGYQPELAYFECLHEVKLIVDLMVKGGLSAMRDSISNTAEYGDYVSGPRLITADTKAEMKRILGDIQDGTFAKNFVAECEAGKPEMNKIRDQDRHHKIEEVGKGLRSMFSWLKAS comes from the coding sequence ATGGCTCAGCTTTTCTACGACACCGATGCCGATCTCTCGCTGCTCAGCGGCAAGACGGTAGCCATCGTCGGCTATGGCTCCCAGGGTCATGCCCACGCCCTCAATCTCAAGGACAGCGGTGTTGAGGTGGTTGTCGGTCTTTACGAAGGCAGCCGTTCTGCTGAGAAAGCCAAGGCGGATGGCCTTGAGGTTCTCTCCGTGGCAGAGGCTTCAGCAAAAGCCGACTGGATCATGGTGCTGCTGCCCGATGAATTCCAGAAGGACGTCTATGCCAAGGAGATTGCACCCCACCTGAAAGCGGGCAAGGTGCTGAGCTTCGCCCATGGTTTCAACATCCGCTTCGGGCTGATTCAGCCGCCCGCCGACGTGGATGTGGTGATGATCGCCCCCAAAGGTCCCGGTCACACCGTGCGCTGGGAATACCAGAACGGCCAGGGCGTTCCTGCCTTGTTTGCTATCGAACAGGACGCCTCCGGCAACGCCAGGGGCCTGGCCATGGCCTACGCCAAAGGGATCGGCGGCACCCGAGCGGGAATTCTGGAGACCAACTTCAAGGAAGAAACCGAGACCGATCTGTTCGGTGAACAGGCTGTGCTCTGCGGCGGTCTGTCTGAACTAGTGAAGGCCGGTTTCGAAACCCTGGTGGAAGCGGGATACCAGCCGGAGCTGGCCTACTTCGAGTGCCTGCATGAGGTGAAGCTGATCGTGGATCTGATGGTCAAGGGTGGCCTGTCGGCCATGCGCGACTCCATCTCCAACACCGCCGAATACGGTGACTACGTCAGTGGTCCACGCCTGATCACGGCTGACACCAAGGCGGAGATGAAGCGCATCCTGGGCGACATCCAGGACGGCACCTTTGCCAAAAACTTCGTGGCTGAATGCGAGGCTGGCAAGCCTGAGATGAACAAGATCCGGGACCAAGACCGCCACCACAAGATCGAGGAAGTGGGCAAGGGTCTGCGATCGATGTTCAGCTGGTTGAAAGCCTCCTGA
- a CDS encoding PIN/TRAM domain-containing protein has translation MVEALILILFLISGSATGWMGVHLLPQELLDDVNAQWVRFGLTAAGAGIGIVAGLVFRRLRQQLMRQVRTMPTDLLVSRAVGLILGLLVANLLLAPILLLPLAGASSLVKPLAAILSNGFFGVLGYNLAEVHGRTLLRLFNPTSTEALLVADGVLTPATAKILDTSVIIDGRIRGMVGCGLLEGKVIVAQTVIDEMQQLADSNNLDKRGKGRRGLKLLNELREAYERRLVINTTRYDGAGTDDRLLQLTEDTGGTLVTADFNLAQVARLKDLKVMNLSELVIALRPEVQPGDELNLKIVREGKEEHQGVAYLEDGTMVVVENARSAIGERRPVVITGALQNPSGRMVFARLDQDRAPSVVGKESKASKAPRKSKSNERPAPESR, from the coding sequence ATGGTTGAAGCGCTCATTCTCATTTTGTTTCTCATCTCCGGTTCAGCCACCGGCTGGATGGGAGTGCACCTGCTTCCCCAGGAGCTTCTCGATGATGTGAATGCCCAATGGGTGCGCTTCGGGCTCACGGCTGCCGGGGCGGGCATCGGCATCGTGGCAGGGCTGGTGTTCCGCAGGCTGCGGCAACAATTGATGCGGCAAGTCCGCACCATGCCCACCGACCTCCTGGTGAGCCGGGCTGTGGGACTGATCCTGGGGCTTCTGGTGGCCAACCTGCTGCTGGCACCAATCCTGTTGCTGCCTTTGGCAGGAGCCAGCTCGTTAGTGAAACCGCTGGCAGCCATCCTCAGCAATGGATTCTTCGGCGTCTTGGGGTACAACCTGGCCGAGGTTCACGGACGAACCCTGCTGAGGCTTTTCAACCCAACTTCTACGGAAGCTCTTCTGGTGGCTGATGGTGTTCTGACACCAGCGACGGCCAAGATTCTTGATACCAGCGTGATCATCGACGGACGTATCCGTGGAATGGTCGGCTGCGGCCTGCTTGAAGGCAAGGTGATCGTGGCGCAGACCGTGATTGATGAGATGCAGCAGCTTGCTGACTCCAACAACCTGGATAAGCGCGGCAAAGGGCGCCGTGGACTCAAGCTCCTGAATGAATTGCGAGAGGCCTACGAGCGCCGCCTGGTGATCAACACCACCCGCTACGACGGTGCAGGGACCGATGACCGTCTGCTTCAGCTGACCGAAGACACCGGTGGCACCCTGGTGACCGCTGATTTCAACCTGGCCCAGGTGGCCCGTCTGAAGGATCTGAAGGTGATGAATCTCAGTGAACTTGTGATTGCGTTGCGTCCTGAAGTGCAGCCCGGAGATGAACTCAACCTGAAAATCGTGCGTGAGGGCAAAGAGGAGCACCAAGGTGTGGCCTACCTGGAGGACGGCACGATGGTGGTGGTGGAAAACGCCCGATCGGCCATCGGAGAACGGCGGCCTGTCGTGATCACCGGTGCTCTTCAGAATCCCAGTGGACGCATGGTGTTCGCCCGTCTGGATCAAGACCGGGCCCCAAGCGTCGTTGGCAAGGAGAGCAAGGCGTCCAAAGCTCCCCGCAAGTCCAAAAGCAATGAGCGTCCAGCGCCAGAATCCCGCTAG